In one Mycobacterium sp. NBC_00419 genomic region, the following are encoded:
- a CDS encoding FAD-binding protein, which yields MSGLDIPATVNASEVTEWSDDVDVLVLGFGIGGGCAAVAAAAQGARVLVLEKAAAAGGTTSMAGGHFYLGGGTAVQIATGHPDTAEEMYKYLVAVSRDPELDKIRAYSDGSVEHFDWLEDLGFEFERSFYPGKVVVPPGTEGLSYTGNEKVWPYCEQATPAPRGHSVPVPGELGGASMVIDLLVKRADELGVQVRYETGATNLVVDDGAVVGVRWKRFTETGAIKAKAVVIAAGGFVMNPDMVAAHTPELGQPRKTKHHGLVAPYILGNPNDDGLGIKLGESVGGAAKFMDEKFITAAAYPPEILLTGVIVNAQGKRFVTEDSYHSRTSAFVLEQPEQVAYLIVDEAHTEMPAMPLIKFLDGYETIEEIETALGIPAGNLAATLARYNEFAAKGEDPDFHKQPEYLAAQDSGPYAVFDLSLGRAMYSGFTMGGLATTVDGEVERADGSVVAGLYAAGACASNIAQDGKGYSSGTQLGEGSFFGRRAGAHAARRATA from the coding sequence ATGAGTGGCCTCGACATTCCCGCGACCGTCAACGCCTCCGAGGTGACCGAGTGGTCCGACGACGTCGACGTACTGGTTCTCGGCTTCGGTATCGGCGGGGGATGCGCCGCCGTGGCCGCCGCCGCGCAGGGCGCGCGGGTGCTGGTTCTGGAGAAGGCCGCCGCCGCCGGCGGAACCACCTCGATGGCCGGCGGACACTTCTACCTCGGCGGCGGCACCGCCGTTCAAATCGCCACCGGACATCCCGACACCGCCGAGGAGATGTACAAGTACCTCGTCGCAGTGTCGCGTGACCCCGAACTCGACAAGATCCGCGCCTACTCCGATGGCAGCGTCGAACACTTCGACTGGCTCGAGGACCTCGGCTTCGAATTCGAGCGCAGCTTCTACCCGGGCAAAGTGGTCGTCCCGCCGGGCACCGAAGGGCTGTCCTACACCGGCAACGAGAAGGTGTGGCCGTACTGCGAGCAGGCCACACCGGCACCGCGCGGACACTCGGTCCCGGTGCCCGGTGAACTCGGCGGTGCATCGATGGTGATCGACCTGCTGGTCAAGCGGGCCGACGAGTTGGGCGTGCAGGTGCGCTACGAGACCGGTGCCACCAACCTCGTCGTCGATGACGGCGCCGTGGTCGGCGTGCGGTGGAAGCGCTTCACCGAGACCGGGGCGATCAAGGCCAAGGCGGTGGTGATCGCCGCCGGTGGATTCGTGATGAACCCCGACATGGTGGCCGCCCACACTCCCGAACTCGGCCAGCCCCGCAAGACCAAGCACCACGGCCTCGTCGCGCCGTACATCCTGGGCAATCCCAACGACGACGGCCTCGGCATCAAGTTGGGCGAATCCGTCGGTGGTGCAGCGAAATTCATGGACGAGAAGTTCATCACCGCCGCCGCCTACCCGCCGGAGATCCTGCTGACCGGCGTGATCGTCAACGCGCAAGGCAAGCGGTTCGTCACCGAGGATTCCTACCACTCGCGCACGTCTGCCTTCGTCCTGGAGCAGCCTGAGCAGGTGGCCTATCTCATCGTCGACGAAGCCCACACCGAGATGCCGGCAATGCCGCTGATCAAGTTCCTCGACGGATACGAGACGATCGAGGAGATCGAGACCGCCCTGGGGATCCCGGCCGGCAACCTGGCGGCAACCCTGGCGCGCTACAACGAGTTCGCCGCCAAGGGTGAGGACCCGGACTTCCACAAGCAACCCGAATACCTGGCCGCTCAGGACAGCGGTCCATACGCGGTGTTCGACCTGTCGCTGGGCCGGGCGATGTATTCCGGTTTCACGATGGGCGGGCTGGCCACCACCGTCGACGGCGAGGTCGAGCGTGCCGACGGCAGCGTGGTTGCGGGCCTGTATGCCGCCGGCGCGTGCGCCTCCAACATCGCCCAGGACGGCAAGGGCTACTCCAGCGGCACCCAGCTCGGGGAAGGCTCATTCTTCGGCAGGCGCGCCGGAGCGCACGCCGCCCGGCGCGCAACGGCCTGA
- a CDS encoding TetR/AcrR family transcriptional regulator, producing MGKRLESRQRIEAQILELARRQLVTEGAAGLSVRAIARDLGMASSAVYRYVASRDELLTLLLVATYSELAERVERARETAEGDWRAEVAAIAHAMRGWALEQPACWALLYGSPVPGYHAPPELTIGPGTRVVGALFDAVGKGVVADAIGRTDDHVAQPLSADLQRLRAEFDFPGDDSLMVRCTTVWGAVVGAICLEVFGQYGADTFADTDALFDHQIRLVVDLLGGATPN from the coding sequence ATGGGCAAGCGACTGGAGTCCCGGCAGCGGATCGAGGCACAGATCCTCGAGCTCGCGCGCCGACAGCTCGTCACCGAGGGGGCCGCCGGATTATCGGTGCGGGCCATCGCGCGCGATCTGGGCATGGCATCCTCGGCGGTCTACCGCTACGTCGCCAGCCGTGACGAACTGCTCACCCTGTTGCTGGTGGCCACGTACTCCGAGCTGGCCGAGCGCGTCGAGCGGGCCCGCGAGACGGCAGAGGGTGACTGGCGGGCCGAGGTGGCGGCCATCGCCCACGCGATGCGCGGGTGGGCGCTGGAGCAGCCGGCGTGCTGGGCACTGCTCTACGGCAGCCCGGTGCCGGGCTACCACGCACCACCGGAGCTGACCATCGGCCCCGGCACCCGGGTGGTCGGCGCACTGTTCGACGCGGTCGGCAAGGGTGTGGTCGCCGACGCGATAGGGCGCACCGATGACCATGTCGCACAGCCACTTTCGGCAGACCTGCAAAGACTCCGGGCCGAGTTCGACTTTCCCGGCGACGATTCATTGATGGTGCGGTGCACCACGGTGTGGGGCGCCGTCGTGGGTGCGATCTGCCTCGAAGTCTTCGGCCAGTACGGTGCGGACACCTTCGCCGACACCGATGCGCTGTTCGACCATCAGATCCGGCTCGTCGTCGACCTCCTCGGCGGCGCGACGCCGAACTAG
- a CDS encoding VOC family protein: MTNQTPVQIAWVTDDLGATEATLSALLGAKKWFRMPDVHFGPDTCVHRGEPADYRADISLSYAGDTQLEIIAPTGGDSIYTEFLAECGPGLHHICVEADDFDAALTQAAAASTVVAQGEMAGGMKFAYLSAAAAGVPYLEIAYIPTEIKAFFDHVKQEQQQ; encoded by the coding sequence ATGACAAACCAGACACCTGTCCAGATTGCCTGGGTAACCGACGATCTCGGCGCCACCGAGGCGACGCTGTCCGCGCTGCTCGGCGCCAAGAAGTGGTTCCGGATGCCCGACGTGCACTTCGGCCCGGACACCTGCGTCCACCGCGGTGAACCGGCCGACTACCGGGCCGACATCTCGCTGAGCTACGCGGGGGACACCCAGCTGGAGATCATCGCGCCGACCGGTGGCGACAGCATCTACACCGAATTTCTCGCCGAGTGCGGACCCGGTCTGCACCACATCTGCGTGGAAGCCGACGACTTCGACGCGGCCCTGACGCAGGCCGCCGCTGCCTCGACCGTCGTCGCGCAGGGCGAGATGGCCGGCGGCATGAAGTTCGCCTACCTGTCCGCCGCCGCGGCCGGGGTGCCCTACCTGGAAATCGCCTACATCCCAACGGAAATCAAGGCGTTCTTCGACCATGTGAAACAGGAGCAGCAGCAATGA
- a CDS encoding ABC transporter ATP-binding protein/permease yields MEMFTPAMNWGAELVPSLLWIVKAWAIAAVSTLAILTAIMRFTVWGRQFWRITGAYFTGRSSIGVWLWLALLLLLVIAGVRLDVLFSYQGNDMFTAFQAVAAGVGGGNEAVKESGAHGFWMSILVFSVLAAIHVVRVMVDLFLMQRFMLAWRAWLTDRLTGDWLDGRAYYRSRFIDDTIDNPDQRIQYDIDIFTAGVGPLPNTPNNTTTATLLFGAVSSITSMISFTAILWNLSGTLVIFGVSIPKAMFFIGLTYVFIATIVVFWIGRPIIRLAFDNEKYNAAFRYALVRLRDASEAVAFYRGEVAERTGLRQLFVPVVSNYKRYVSRMMGFYGWNLSVSQIIVPLPYLLQFPRFLAGEIRLGDLSQSASAFGSIQNGLSFFRNAYDQFAGYRAAIIRLHGLVIANEEARALPELVKEDCIDGTVQFNKVEVRTPDGQQLVDPIDLHLAPGETLVIKGQSGTGKTTLLRSLAQMWPYASGEMKCPGGDNATMFLSQMPYVPLGDLRAVVSYPNEEGTVDDTQLRRVLEQVALPHLIERLDEVQDWAKVLSPGEQQRIAFARILLTKPKAVFLDESTSALDEGLELMLYNLVRSDLPNMILVSVSHRSSVDKHHSKHLELLGEGRWRLGRVEGSEPARV; encoded by the coding sequence ATGGAGATGTTCACCCCAGCGATGAACTGGGGCGCCGAGCTTGTGCCGTCCCTTCTCTGGATCGTCAAAGCGTGGGCTATCGCTGCGGTCAGCACCCTGGCGATTCTGACGGCGATCATGCGGTTCACCGTGTGGGGCCGCCAGTTCTGGCGGATCACCGGGGCTTACTTCACCGGCCGCAGCAGCATCGGGGTCTGGCTGTGGCTGGCGTTGTTGTTACTGCTGGTGATCGCCGGTGTGCGGCTCGACGTGCTGTTCAGTTACCAGGGCAACGACATGTTCACCGCCTTCCAGGCGGTGGCGGCCGGAGTTGGTGGCGGCAACGAAGCGGTTAAGGAGTCCGGGGCGCACGGATTCTGGATGTCAATTCTGGTGTTCTCGGTGCTGGCCGCCATCCACGTGGTGCGCGTCATGGTCGACCTGTTCCTGATGCAGCGCTTCATGCTTGCCTGGCGGGCCTGGCTGACCGATCGGCTGACCGGCGACTGGCTGGACGGGCGGGCCTACTACCGCTCGCGCTTCATCGACGACACGATCGATAATCCAGACCAGCGGATCCAGTACGACATCGATATCTTCACCGCCGGCGTAGGCCCACTGCCCAATACGCCCAACAACACCACGACGGCGACCCTGCTTTTCGGTGCGGTGTCCTCGATTACCTCGATGATTTCGTTCACGGCGATTCTGTGGAACCTCTCGGGCACATTGGTGATATTCGGCGTCAGTATCCCCAAGGCGATGTTCTTCATCGGGCTGACTTATGTCTTCATCGCGACGATCGTGGTGTTCTGGATCGGCCGTCCGATCATTCGGTTGGCATTCGACAATGAGAAGTACAACGCCGCCTTCCGTTACGCGCTGGTCCGGCTGCGGGATGCATCCGAGGCGGTCGCCTTCTATCGGGGTGAGGTCGCCGAGCGGACGGGTCTGCGGCAGTTGTTCGTGCCCGTCGTATCCAATTACAAGCGGTACGTCAGCAGGATGATGGGATTTTACGGCTGGAACCTGTCGGTCAGTCAGATCATCGTTCCGCTGCCGTATCTGCTTCAGTTCCCGCGGTTTCTTGCCGGCGAAATACGGCTGGGTGATCTGTCGCAGAGCGCGTCGGCTTTCGGCAGCATTCAGAACGGGCTGTCCTTCTTCCGCAATGCTTACGACCAGTTCGCCGGCTACCGCGCCGCCATCATCCGCCTGCACGGCTTGGTCATCGCCAACGAGGAAGCCCGGGCCCTGCCCGAGTTGGTGAAGGAGGATTGCATAGACGGGACCGTTCAGTTCAACAAAGTCGAAGTGCGTACCCCCGACGGCCAGCAGCTGGTCGATCCGATCGATCTGCACCTGGCACCCGGCGAAACGCTGGTGATCAAGGGCCAATCCGGTACTGGAAAGACCACACTATTGCGGAGCCTGGCGCAAATGTGGCCGTACGCCTCCGGGGAGATGAAGTGCCCGGGCGGCGACAACGCGACGATGTTCTTGTCCCAGATGCCCTATGTGCCCCTCGGCGATCTGCGGGCGGTGGTCTCGTATCCGAACGAGGAAGGCACCGTCGACGACACGCAGCTGCGTCGGGTACTCGAGCAGGTCGCGCTGCCCCACCTCATCGAACGGCTTGACGAAGTCCAGGACTGGGCCAAGGTGTTATCCCCGGGCGAGCAGCAGCGCATCGCATTCGCCCGAATCTTGCTGACCAAACCCAAAGCGGTCTTCCTCGACGAGTCCACCTCGGCTCTTGATGAGGGGTTGGAGTTGATGCTCTACAACCTGGTCCGGTCCGATCTACCCAACATGATCCTGGTCAGCGTGAGCCACCGGAGCTCGGTCGACAAACATCACAGCAAGCATCTCGAACTTCTGGGTGAAGGCAGGTGGCGGCTCGGGCGGGTCGAGGGTAGCGAACCGGCCAGGGTCTGA
- a CDS encoding nitroreductase family deazaflavin-dependent oxidoreductase — translation MSIHYDQPTMVARCFNTVIRHLAELGVSVAGTRALRVRGRTTGVMRPVVVNVLRVDGVDYVVSPRGNTQWARNARAAGVVEVGPRWRRRTVAVTEVADTAKPALLQRYLDRWYWEVKGHIAGLTPTSPLEEMRTAAPLIPVFALARA, via the coding sequence ATGTCCATCCACTACGACCAGCCCACCATGGTTGCCCGCTGCTTCAACACCGTCATCCGGCACCTCGCTGAACTCGGCGTCAGCGTCGCCGGCACCCGCGCCCTGCGGGTGCGAGGCCGGACCACTGGCGTCATGCGCCCCGTCGTCGTCAACGTCCTGCGCGTCGACGGCGTCGACTACGTGGTCTCACCGCGCGGGAACACCCAATGGGCGCGCAATGCGCGGGCGGCCGGCGTTGTCGAAGTCGGCCCGCGCTGGCGGCGCCGGACGGTAGCGGTGACCGAGGTCGCCGACACGGCCAAACCGGCATTGCTGCAGCGGTATCTGGACCGGTGGTACTGGGAGGTCAAGGGGCATATCGCCGGGTTGACCCCGACGTCGCCCCTCGAGGAGATGCGGACGGCGGCGCCGTTGATCCCGGTGTTCGCGCTGGCACGGGCATAA
- a CDS encoding MBL fold metallo-hydrolase, with protein sequence MIDLGGVTVARIEESYGMAVPAGLLIPAFDAEGLADLGPDTMAQLLVPESDSILLSMHTWAVRTPQKTILVDTCNGNHKQRNPPNIGMLDTDWLQQLLAAGITPDEVDAVVCTHLHADHVGWNTTLVDGQWVPTFPNARYYINRREYEFWRPATEQESATGFNGFVFEDSVKPVFDRDMVELWDGEGVDVDDHLRLELCPGHTPGHSIGWLSGSRGSAVFSGDSMHSALQVYRPDWNSAFCADSQLSAASRRSLLEAAVERDAVLMPAHFAAPHAFGVATRGDDFALTRAL encoded by the coding sequence GTGATCGACCTCGGCGGCGTCACCGTCGCACGCATCGAGGAGAGCTACGGGATGGCGGTGCCCGCCGGTCTGCTGATCCCCGCATTCGACGCGGAGGGTCTTGCCGACCTGGGTCCCGACACCATGGCCCAACTGCTGGTGCCCGAATCGGACAGCATTCTGCTCAGCATGCACACCTGGGCTGTGCGCACACCGCAGAAGACGATCCTGGTCGACACCTGCAATGGCAATCACAAGCAGCGCAACCCGCCCAACATCGGCATGCTCGACACCGACTGGCTGCAGCAGCTGCTGGCCGCAGGCATCACCCCCGACGAGGTCGACGCCGTGGTGTGCACCCATCTGCACGCCGATCACGTGGGCTGGAACACGACGCTGGTCGACGGGCAGTGGGTGCCGACTTTCCCGAATGCGCGCTACTACATCAACAGGCGTGAGTACGAGTTCTGGAGACCGGCGACGGAGCAGGAGAGCGCAACAGGCTTCAACGGCTTCGTCTTCGAGGATTCCGTCAAGCCCGTGTTCGACCGCGACATGGTGGAGTTGTGGGACGGCGAGGGCGTCGACGTCGACGACCACCTGCGGCTGGAGCTGTGTCCCGGCCACACCCCGGGGCACAGCATCGGCTGGCTCAGCGGTTCGCGAGGAAGCGCCGTGTTCTCCGGCGACTCGATGCACTCGGCCTTACAGGTGTACCGGCCCGACTGGAATAGTGCTTTCTGCGCCGACAGTCAGCTGTCGGCGGCCAGCCGCCGGTCTCTTCTGGAGGCCGCCGTCGAACGCGACGCCGTGCTGATGCCCGCCCATTTCGCCGCGCCGCATGCCTTCGGCGTCGCCACCCGCGGCGATGATTTCGCCCTCACCCGCGCACTGTAA
- a CDS encoding Rv1815 family serine proteinase: MARLPLRYAVAAALAAALCSTVAPAAQAEPGVVVYPGMEIHQDSNVCTLGYVDPVQRIAFSAGHCRGSGPVTDKDGRFIGMVSTFRDNTPDGSVVRTDEVISDYETIGLAADVTVNNFLPGGRQLVADPAPPMAVGQPVCHFGVITGESCGSIERVNNGWFTMNNGVVSKKGDSGGPVYMLVDNNKAVIVGLFNSTWGALPAAVSWQATGQQVREDVGGVVNIAASQQQG; this comes from the coding sequence GTGGCCCGCTTACCTCTGCGATATGCCGTCGCCGCGGCGTTGGCCGCGGCGCTGTGCTCGACTGTCGCCCCCGCGGCGCAAGCCGAGCCCGGCGTCGTCGTCTACCCCGGCATGGAAATCCACCAGGACAGCAATGTCTGCACCCTGGGCTATGTCGACCCGGTCCAGCGAATCGCGTTCTCGGCCGGGCACTGCCGCGGCAGCGGGCCGGTCACCGACAAAGACGGCCGATTCATCGGCATGGTCTCGACGTTCCGGGACAACACCCCCGACGGCTCGGTGGTCCGGACCGACGAGGTGATCTCCGATTACGAGACCATCGGACTGGCCGCCGACGTCACGGTCAACAACTTCCTTCCCGGTGGCCGCCAGCTGGTCGCCGATCCGGCCCCGCCGATGGCGGTCGGACAGCCGGTGTGCCATTTCGGCGTCATCACCGGCGAGAGCTGCGGGTCCATCGAGCGGGTCAACAACGGCTGGTTCACCATGAACAACGGTGTGGTCAGCAAGAAGGGTGACTCCGGCGGGCCGGTCTACATGCTGGTCGACAACAACAAGGCCGTGATCGTGGGGCTGTTCAACAGCACCTGGGGTGCGCTGCCCGCCGCGGTGTCCTGGCAGGCCACCGGCCAGCAGGTCCGCGAGGACGTCGGTGGCGTCGTGAACATCGCCGCCTCCCAGCAGCAGGGGTGA
- a CDS encoding ABC transporter ATP-binding protein/permease, producing the protein MYKPSLDWSNEIPNSLLWAAKAWAISAVVAVLVLVLLARYTVWGRQFWRITGGYFRGRSSWKVWAWLGVLLFSTMIAVRLDVLLSYYSNDLYSSLQVAFEGAGAGNTAVRDSGVNGFWLAIVTFALIATVYISRQIVDIYLMQRFIIRWRVWLTDRLTGDWLGQEAYYRGRFIEKPIDNPDQRIQMDIDVFTTCTGAETNTPTVGTSTTLLFGAINSLVSVVSFTPILWNLSGPLTFFGFTLGHALFWLVLAYVAVATVIAFWIGKPLILLSFRNELTNAAFRYALVRLRDAAEAIGFYRGETAERTILGSRFSAIIANYRAFVVRSLYLLGWNQTMSQIITPLPLVVQAPRLFAGQITFGDVTQSSSAFLNIHDSLAFFRSVYDSFAAYRATIIRLDGLVDANEHARELPRLNARESLDGTVELREVQVCRPNGDVLIDGLDLRLEPGEALVITGPSGCGRTTLLRSIARLWPYSSGTVCQPAGAQTMFLSQVPYVPLGDLRAVLTYPAVEASIPDEQLVAALDDVALGHLGTRLDEGQDWAKVLSPGEQQRIAFARVLLTEPKAVFLDEATSAVDEGQEYALYRLLRSRLPDCIVVSVTHRSTVEQHHQHHLRLLGGGAWEIDRRADPVGV; encoded by the coding sequence ATGTACAAGCCCTCGTTGGACTGGAGCAACGAGATCCCGAACTCGCTGCTGTGGGCCGCCAAGGCGTGGGCGATCAGCGCGGTGGTCGCGGTCCTCGTGCTGGTACTGCTGGCCCGCTACACGGTCTGGGGCCGGCAGTTCTGGCGGATCACCGGGGGCTACTTCCGCGGGCGCTCCAGCTGGAAGGTGTGGGCCTGGCTGGGTGTGCTGCTGTTCTCCACGATGATCGCGGTACGCCTCGACGTGCTGCTGAGCTACTACAGCAACGACCTCTACTCGTCGCTTCAGGTGGCATTCGAGGGCGCCGGCGCCGGTAACACGGCGGTCCGCGACTCGGGGGTCAACGGATTCTGGCTTGCCATAGTGACTTTCGCGCTGATCGCGACGGTTTACATCAGCAGGCAGATCGTCGACATCTACCTCATGCAGCGGTTCATCATCCGCTGGCGGGTGTGGCTGACCGACCGGCTCACCGGCGACTGGCTCGGCCAGGAGGCCTACTACCGCGGCCGGTTCATCGAGAAGCCGATCGACAACCCCGATCAGCGCATCCAGATGGATATCGACGTCTTCACCACATGCACTGGCGCAGAGACCAATACGCCCACCGTCGGCACGTCGACCACGCTGCTGTTCGGTGCGATCAACTCGTTGGTGTCGGTGGTGTCGTTCACCCCCATCCTATGGAATCTGTCCGGCCCGCTGACCTTCTTCGGCTTCACCCTGGGCCACGCGCTGTTCTGGCTGGTGCTGGCCTACGTCGCGGTGGCCACCGTCATCGCGTTCTGGATCGGCAAGCCGCTGATCCTGCTGAGCTTCCGCAACGAGCTGACCAATGCCGCGTTCCGCTACGCCCTGGTGCGGTTGCGCGACGCCGCCGAGGCGATCGGGTTCTACCGCGGCGAGACCGCCGAACGAACCATCCTGGGCTCGCGGTTCTCCGCGATCATCGCCAACTACCGGGCCTTCGTGGTGCGCAGTCTCTACCTTCTGGGCTGGAACCAGACGATGAGCCAGATCATCACGCCGCTGCCGCTGGTGGTCCAGGCGCCCCGGTTGTTCGCCGGGCAGATCACCTTCGGCGATGTCACCCAGTCCTCGAGCGCGTTCCTCAACATCCATGACTCGTTGGCCTTCTTCCGCAGCGTCTACGACTCGTTCGCCGCCTACCGGGCCACCATCATCCGACTTGACGGACTGGTCGACGCCAACGAACATGCGCGCGAACTACCACGTTTGAACGCGCGGGAAAGTCTCGACGGCACAGTCGAATTGCGCGAGGTGCAGGTGTGCCGCCCCAACGGCGACGTCCTGATCGACGGTCTCGACCTTCGACTGGAGCCGGGTGAGGCGCTGGTCATCACGGGGCCGTCCGGGTGCGGCCGCACCACGCTGCTGCGCAGCATCGCCCGGTTGTGGCCATACAGTTCGGGCACCGTGTGCCAGCCGGCTGGGGCGCAGACGATGTTCCTGTCCCAGGTTCCCTACGTCCCGCTCGGCGACCTGCGTGCGGTGCTGACCTATCCGGCGGTGGAGGCCAGCATTCCCGACGAGCAACTAGTAGCCGCGCTCGACGACGTGGCACTGGGGCACCTGGGCACCAGGCTCGACGAGGGGCAGGACTGGGCGAAGGTGCTCTCCCCCGGTGAGCAACAACGCATCGCCTTCGCCCGCGTCCTGCTGACCGAACCCAAGGCGGTGTTCCTCGACGAGGCGACCTCGGCGGTCGACGAGGGCCAGGAATATGCGCTGTACCGGCTGTTGCGCAGCCGGTTGCCGGACTGCATCGTGGTGTCGGTGACCCACCGCAGCACCGTCGAACAGCATCATCAGCACCACTTGCGACTGCTCGGCGGCGGGGCCTGGGAAATCGACCGCAGGGCCGACCCGGTGGGTGTCTGA
- a CDS encoding LysM peptidoglycan-binding domain-containing protein: MGDTLTEGQQLGKGDSLTSPNGAYTLTLQEDGNLVLAARGESVWATGTNGQDIVRAEVQTDGNFVLYTADKPVWHTDTKGKKSVKLVVQDDRNVVLYAADGPAWSSRTETDAPPPPAVEEEVVEVAPVAVEETTPPPPPPAPEPRTYTVVAGDTLFAIAERFYGDGNRYPEIAAASGIANPDLINIGQVVTIP, translated from the coding sequence GTGGGAGACACACTCACCGAAGGACAGCAGCTGGGCAAGGGCGATTCGCTCACCTCGCCCAACGGGGCCTACACCCTGACCCTGCAGGAGGACGGCAACCTCGTGCTCGCCGCTCGCGGCGAATCGGTCTGGGCGACCGGCACCAACGGCCAGGACATCGTGCGCGCCGAGGTGCAGACCGACGGCAACTTCGTGCTCTACACCGCTGACAAGCCGGTGTGGCACACCGACACCAAGGGCAAGAAGAGCGTGAAGCTGGTCGTCCAGGACGACCGCAACGTCGTGCTCTACGCCGCTGACGGGCCGGCCTGGTCGTCGCGCACCGAGACCGACGCCCCGCCGCCGCCCGCGGTCGAGGAAGAGGTCGTCGAGGTCGCTCCGGTGGCCGTCGAGGAGACCACCCCGCCGCCCCCGCCGCCGGCTCCCGAGCCGCGCACCTACACCGTCGTGGCTGGTGACACCTTGTTCGCGATCGCCGAGCGCTTCTACGGCGATGGCAACCGCTACCCGGAGATCGCCGCGGCCAGCGGCATCGCCAACCCTGACCTGATCAACATCGGGCAGGTCGTCACCATCCCTTAA